TTGGTCGCTTTCCCAAATATTTAGCCCTGTAATGCGCGAGTACACTTGCCTTGCATTGTTGGTAGCCAAATTTGCCGTAATATCTTTGAGTACAATTACTTCGGTTTTTCGTCCTTCGTAAATACCAAAATTTTCTACGGCTTGTAAGTGGGTTAGCCCAAAAGTACGTTCTCTTTCTGCCTGAATGGTAACTGCTTCTAACTCATTGGCAAAATTTTGTAAGGAAAAATCAATCGTAACAAACGGTTTATCTACCACTAAACTTTGTTCTTGGGTTTGCTTT
The sequence above is a segment of the Bacteroidia bacterium genome. Coding sequences within it:
- a CDS encoding carboxypeptidase-like regulatory domain-containing protein, which encodes MTSNFYKKIVLLLFSSYVSSLSIFAQKAQITGKIIVPENEKVEQGIIALKGTNFQTLADEKGNFTLKNIPFGNYTIIAFCLGKQTQEQSLVVDKPFVTIDFSLQNFANELEAVTIQAERERTFGLTHLQAVENFGIYEGRKTEVIVLKDITANLATNNARQVYSRITGLNIWESDQ